The Hydra vulgaris chromosome 14, alternate assembly HydraT2T_AEP genome includes the window CAATATGTTATTATAGAGTAATGTGtgcaaatgataaaataatatattggcTAAAGGCATAATAGTATACACGTGTGAACATTATTGTATTGAACTTCTAAGAACCTATGTCTTGATCTAGGTCTTTTGAAGACTTTCAAAGCGGTCTTGAAGTCTttagactttaaaaacaaaaaccaagactaagtttaaaaagatatttttgcaactgatgttgtaaaaatatcttttttgaaaatacataaaaattatattgaaaaatctaGAAGTTAAGGATAGAAAAGTTTCTACGACGTTGCCaaggaaaaaagaaattgcatCATCTACAAAAATTGTACTTGCTTTTGCTTTGAAAgcatataattgtaaaaatatatacttgataattcaataacaaaattcacaaaattttttttttttttttaaagggtgtgtcattataaaaaatagtttttaaagcgATACACCACTATGCTAGTTTTTGAGCATCTAATCTCTGagatataataaacaatattttgataataagcTTAATATATTTTCCACAGTCAGATTTTAAGCCGataaagtttctttttcaaaGCTAAATTGGATTTTGATGGTATTTCTAAATTAGagttttgatgttatttctatattttgaatttaattgtatttttagaCTTCGAGTATGcgcacaatatatatatatgtatacgcacatatataatatgtataaatgttagtgtattctacaaatagagtgctcaatgttcttaaagagcAAAGCAATAATAAACTAGAAAagcatatatgtatacacacacacacacacacacacacacacacacacacacttatgaaacattttgataactttttgaTCATCTTTCTGACAATACAAAAGGCGATTtggtaatgtaaaaaaaaaagataaaaaagtttatgtgcATGATAATAAAGCTACGTGTTacctagatttaaaaaaagttagataagagtttttttttttactaaattacattatttgttatttattataaaactatattatttgttataaaactgcattaaaattatttaaattattagaataaATAGAACTTTGAAAGTAttataaccaaataaaaattagacaattgaaaaactttttgttttaaaatgtttccaatctgttgtttttaattttatgtttatccATGTTTTATGTTTTCCCATTTTAAATATCTTGAAATCCATTAACGTTTACACTTATTGACAATCAATGATAATtgcttttgtttatatttttcttaatgatAAACAATATAGGATAATATGGTATATGTTGATAAATTAGTTCATTGATTTCGCTGGAGAGTTTTTTACTTGCACAGAAAATGAAAtcgaataaaaaatgaattaacgCAGATACTAaagaaaattaatcaaaagtatgaCACCAAAAAAAGTATTACTACAATCTGACAAATATCAAAGGAACTTAACCGAGCGGAAGGAAATTTAAACGCAatcgaaaacagttttttttttttgactcacCTAAAGTGCCATTTCTCCGTGATGATATTAGTTGTCTTCGTAATCAACGGAAAACATTCAAAATCTGTTAATAGTTACgtgtaaaattacttttaaagaagCAAATCTTAAGACAATACTGGGATGATAGCCATATTAAAAATTGTCGCCActtcttcaaatatttttttgttgtacgaaaaaaaaagtcaaatatttatttctctttttaaaaatgtaagttaGTAAACATGACTTTTTAAATAAGTCATGATATGATCATTAATTCTGCGGCGTTTGGGTCGGAATCTTTATTAAGTCAATCGCATTTGCTAAAAAGCACGATTCCACGCCGCGTTATTGTTCGGGGGAAAATGCAAATTACTAATTTGTATGATGTTACAAAACTACAACGGTGACgccgttttttgttttaatgtaatgAATTACTTTGAATGAAAATTAACACTGCCTTTTCttggctttattttttttttttaccttggtCATTGCTTAATCATAAACATTTCCGTTTATTTTTTCACCTACGTATTAGCAAACAAGATATACGCAATGACATACTGACGCCAAAAATCTGTTGTAAAgaatttcaaaagataaatatagaaattatttCTTAATTGTTTACGAAGTAATGTGATTGGCTAGAAGATAAAATCCTTAGGCTGGTAGCGTAAAAAACATTAAGTCTAAATAAAAGAAGTTAGCGAGTGCAATGTAGTTTATACAAATACTGaagtgttaaaatatttaatgtatattttacaaacttttgttataagtattaatatttaataaaaatgaaaatcaaatttgaAACATCTGGCTGGCTGTTTGCACAATATCAACAAAGACTACCTATTCTGTTAATAGATTGCCGTCCATTTTGTGATTACTCTAAAGCACATATCGAAGGTGCTATAAATATTTCTGTACCTTCTCTTATGATTCGACgcctaaaaaaaggaaatgtacctataaaaaaatttataaattcagaGTTTGCAAAAACTAAATACGACGAGCGAAGTCGTTATGATAAGGTGGTAATATACGATGAGAGATCTTGTATGAATGATAATTTAGAGAATACCCTTTTAGAATGTCTCTTACAAAAACTTTCGGAGGACAGTCATGTTGTAACGTTAAATGGTAAtgaattcaattattttattgcgaaaaaaacattttttgtttgttgtatttattagtttaatgTCGTTTTGGTATCTGATTTCTttaatgtttaagaaaaaaggaatagttaataaatattaaatatttttactagatAAACATATTTAGGAAACATATTTAGGGAagcataaatattatattatacaaatataataacattgttTACGTATTAATCTATGCACgataatatatgtaataactaGTTACATATAAGTTTTGTAcactacttttaaaaatagcggtaaaatttttaactgtttatatcagatattttttataaagaaactcaaatttttttattcttatactTCTTTCAAATGTTTATCTTGCAAAATATTATAGTGATCAGATCTTTTTTATACCCATTTCCCCTTCTCcgttatatttgaaaaaacgttGTGAATGAATCTTTCCTTTCCTCGAATATAAACTATCATGtcgttaaatttttattctgttCAAATTATAGATCAATTTTAAAGTCAATTAAGAGGTTTTTTTACATCATATAGtatactataaaattaaataataataaaggctaaattaaaatgtaataaaggtTTGCATAAGAAAAAGCACTAATTTTTTATGAGACCTATAACACTAATATGATCTGTGTTCAAAATGTATAATGTAcacaaaaatgtcaaatatgTTCAGCGAGTTCAAAAagcaacaaatcttttaaatattttattaaatgatatttcaatttaaaaaaattatgcttcCCACCAGTAGAATGTTTAATAGTCAAcctctaaaaataataaaattataatctaATATTTGAAACCCAGTTccattttattacatttaggACACATTTAGGAGTTTAATAAGactatttaaatttgttgttttttaaaccattcTAATGTATTAAAATACGTAAgacaaacttaataaataaatcaaaactgttccatttttttatttcaaattgttatattttttatttaattaggtttgttttgtttttaggtgGTTTTGCAAGTTTTGAGGAGTTGTTTCCTCATCTTTGCCAATGTGGTGAAGGTGTTGAACTTGGGAATGCTATGTACAGTCTTTCTAACTTAAAAATAGCTAGCATAATGTCATCGCCGGTTATTCATGACTCAAATAGgaatgttattgaaatatttaacgttaaagatttacattttaaaactgaGTCATCTGGACCAATAGAAATATTGCCTCAATTGTTTTTGGGTAACAAAACTGATTCTTCTTGCATTGACTTATTGAGAAAATTCAATATCACTCATATTTTAAACGTGACTCATGATTtacctaatttattttatgaaagcaAAGAGTTTGAATATCTGCAAATACCAATACAAGATAATTCAAATGGGAATGTATTAGACATGTTTCCAATTGCATACAAATTTataggtattttttatttttttattttatttttacatatttgctTTTCtgtaactaaatatataacttattccTAATGTTTTCTATGTACGCaaacatttgtatataaatacttaCATAGTGCATAAAATGCTACTGATGATGTTATGCTGGTATAAGGATAGGCACTTCAGTCCATACATCATTTGGGGGTTTTGGATCtcttattgcaaaaaaaaaaatatttatctcttCATTTTCTATCAGTGTCTAGATTAAATTGTGCATTTCATAACATATAGTGCATAGATATTAGTGCAGTGCTTGCGgctcttaatttaaaaaactacaatgttttgtttgaaatggttttttaatttctgaagtccaattaaaatatgttttaaatttattagaaattttaaaatacaaaatacatgAAAtactatatgtaaataatttttttttaaattgaaatttattgtacaattttttcaaatattttaaaactattttaattttgttagaaaACGCTATTGATGCTGGTGGTTGTGTCCTTGTTCATTGTTTGGGAGGAATATCTAGATCAAGTACTATCATCATAGCTTACCTTATGATTAAATATAGATTCTCTCTTAATGAAGCTTATGATCATGTCAAGAGTAAGAAAAGAAACATTGCACCAAACTTTACTTTTATGGGACAGCTGTTAGACTTAGAgcaaaacaaatgtttgtttaatgcatattctaaaaatattagtcCAATACAAAACGTACAGAGTGACATTTCATACTTATCAAACGATCTTGATAATAACTCCTGATGATTTAACCTGTTTGAAATATCgaaattcttttatatactttaattatGCATTAGTCATATgtcacttaaaaattaaatatgattacattatatatacatataagtcATACATgacaacattttatatatacatatatttatatttatataagccatatatgttttttttttttttgtatatgttttataatatttttgcaattacaATCATGTAATATATAGTTCAtacttatatgtttaatatttatgtacATGTAATGATTGCATTCATGCATTCAATAGCTACATATAAGTAATGCGTCTTTATATTTTCTATGTGCATATTTGAGCTTTTTTCTACACATTTACTAGCTATatgtattacatttttataaagtattctctctagaaaattaattgttgtattataatattttgagaTATTTATTGGCTTGCagtaaacataaataattataattttatgttaaagttatagTTATTTACATTTACTTGATGGGCATcttggatttttttaattttttatattcctTTCCGATGTATTTTGTATTCTTATTGATGTCTTTTTCAAGTGCATTTGAAAGTAATATGTATatagaaagttattttttacaacattgtcgttgaaagaaagaaattatgagaattgtttttttttatttctgtttcttAAGTACTTGAATTTAGAAAGGattgttcaaataatttatcaGAATAGTTAACATTCCTTactaatttaaatctaatatttgAATCTAGTTGTTTATCAATTCGATCTACTTTTTCTATTCCCTATTTTCAAACCAAAAAAGAAAGTCTAGCAAACTTTTCccaaaagaagataaaaattgCCTATGCATTTGGTTTTTGATAAATGAAATATTAGTATTTCAGAGTTATGTAAcataagttatcaaataaatattacgaaaatgtcaaaaattaatttttgaaattctaaAACATACACTTTTTACGTTCGTGTTagaactaaaacttttttatttaaacaaccgTACGATATTATTATATACGATATATTGCTTTATGACACTATTCCCGTCACGAAATTTAGTGGGCCTGTGACCAAcgtcaaaatatgtttttgataataaaaaaataggttcttgataataaaaaataagtcaatattcaagtatataaattgaaagttaaacATGCTTACTATGAATTCATACTAGTTTTCGTTGCAACTTTTCAACACAGTCATGCTCTGAATCTGAATTCATTTAGTGCGTCCCCCTCGTTTTGATGGGGTTCTAGAATTTTATATTGTCTTTACTTTAAAAtgcagaaaaacttttaaatgaaatttgaaatttaactatttatt containing:
- the LOC100199706 gene encoding dual specificity protein phosphatase 6 is translated as MKIKFETSGWLFAQYQQRLPILLIDCRPFCDYSKAHIEGAINISVPSLMIRRLKKGNVPIKKFINSEFAKTKYDERSRYDKVVIYDERSCMNDNLENTLLECLLQKLSEDSHVVTLNGGFASFEELFPHLCQCGEGVELGNAMYSLSNLKIASIMSSPVIHDSNRNVIEIFNVKDLHFKTESSGPIEILPQLFLGNKTDSSCIDLLRKFNITHILNVTHDLPNLFYESKEFEYLQIPIQDNSNGNVLDMFPIAYKFIENAIDAGGCVLVHCLGGISRSSTIIIAYLMIKYRFSLNEAYDHVKSKKRNIAPNFTFMGQLLDLEQNKCLFNAYSKNISPIQNVQSDISYLSNDLDNNS